One genomic region from Vanacampus margaritifer isolate UIUO_Vmar chromosome 2, RoL_Vmar_1.0, whole genome shotgun sequence encodes:
- the LOC144044433 gene encoding uncharacterized protein LOC144044433 produces the protein MGGKHSRGFSNKELSEVSVNQGGRRSTSSDQSSLSSAAERIRRHATVHFGYSTLSLAMRGLDDAPAELWELRELQKLNLSMNCLCSLPAALSGLDNLVVLNLWGNNLTSLPPEIGLLKKLRVLFACRNRLSEVPEELGSCTCLEVLSLANNQISGLPGSLAAMRSLTKLNLSHNRIAHIPTCVYSMKGLVFLHLACNRLETIADQIQDLVNLKILIVEGNSIHTLPKTLCFLESLELLNVDFNELQNVPVEMYLLIRLRKLACHPMDKGLHIIHNPLLKPIQEVLQGGLSSLYNYLKPT, from the coding sequence ATGGGCGGGAAACATTCTCGCGGCTTCTCCAACAAGGAGCTAAGCGAGGTGAGCGTCAACCAAGGAGGTCGGAGGAGCACCAGCAGCGACCAGAGCAGCCTTTCCTCGGCCGCCGAGAGAATCCGCAGACATGCCACCGTACACTTTGGCTACAGCACCCTGAGCCTGGCCATGCGTGGGCTTGATGACGCCCCGGCCGAGCTGTGGGAGCTGCGGGAGCTGCAGAAACTCAACCTGTCTATGAACTGTCTGTGCTCGCTGCCAGCAGCCCTCAGTGGGCTGGACAACCTGGTAGTGCTCAACCTGTGGGGCAACAACCTGACCAGCTTGCCTCCGGAGATCGGTCTGCTCAAGAAGCTGCGTGTGCTTTTTGCCTGCCGCAACCGCCTGAGCGAGGTGCCCGAGGAGCTGGGCTCTTGCACCTGCCTGGAAGTGCTCAGCCTGGCCAACAACCAGATCAGCGGCCTGCCCGGCAGTTTGGCCGCCATGCGTAGCCTCACCAAGCTTAACCTGAGCCACAACCGCATCGCTCATATCCCTACTTGTGTCTACAGCATGAAGGGCCTGGTCTTCCTCCACCTGGCTTGCAACCGCCTGGAGACCATCGCCGACCAGATCCAGGACCTGGTCAATCTCAAGATCCTCATCGTGGAGGGGAACAGCATCCACACCCTGCCCAAGACCCTGTGCTTCCTGGAGTCCTTAGAGCTCCTCAATGTAGACTTTAACGAACTGCAGAATGTACCGGTGGAGATGTACCTGCTGATCAGGCTCAGGAAGCTGGCCTGCCATCCAATGGACAAGGGGCTCCATATTATACATAACCCCCTGCTCAAGCCCATTCAGGAGGTATTGCAAGGAGGACTGAGCTCCCTGTATAACTACCTCAAACCTACGTGA